In Asterias rubens chromosome 17, eAstRub1.3, whole genome shotgun sequence, a genomic segment contains:
- the LOC117301249 gene encoding uncharacterized protein LOC117301249: MSALPCQVYTTNDNIRFKKEVMIPAHFEFDVVSNNEVALKFSVSGRFFEVELTSSQSVIEEEIDGVENSFRSYISLVATRVVLAISNTEITVGEKGNPGSQFSFAYPAISTTGSLTVLLEGDGDATWSFYNNCEVPFVQK, translated from the exons ATGTCAG CACTTCCTTGCCAAGTATACACTACTAATGACAACATTAGGTTTAAGAAAGAGGTGATGATTCCCGCGCACTTTGAATTCGACGTTGTCTCTAATAATGAGGTTGCACTCAAATTTTCGGTGAGCGGACGTTTTTTTGAAGTCG AGCTCACATCCTCACAGTCAGTAATCGAAGAAGAAATTGATGGAGTGGAAAATAGTTTTCGAAGCTATATCAGTTTAGTGGCAACTCGAGTAGTTCTCGCCATCAGCAATACTGAAATCACCGTAGGTGAAAAGGGAAACCCGGGGTCTCAGTTCAGCTTCGCGTACCCAGCAATTTCCACCACCGGTTCGTTGACCGTCCTTCTTGAAGGAGATGGAGATGCAACTTGGTCTTTTTATAACAATTGTGAGGTACCTTTCGTTCAGAAATGA
- the LOC117301705 gene encoding C-type lectin domain family 4 member M-like, which produces MGSVWPPSEGHRDALQLGASGETKCYKVHGADVTWKEGKQQCIELGGVMAVTQSEEEIQHLLNMCSCARYWIGCNDIQTEGTWVCLGEGDIGVDDNRWYNVQPDNQDGNQDCAEVFDYSAGSSSAGWHDRECNLPRKVICQRPTVSSAMLHM; this is translated from the exons ATGGGCAGTGTGTGGCCTCCATCAGAGGGGCACCGCGATGCCCTCCAACTTGGAGCCAGTGGCGAGACAAAATGCTACAAGGTGCATGGTGCTGACGTTACATGGAAAGAGGGCAAGCAGCAGTGTATTGAGTTGGGTGGGGTGATGGCTGTCACTCAATCTGAAGAAGAGATACAACACCTTCTCAACATGTGCAGCTGCGCAAGGTACTGGATTGGTTGCAACGACATTCAAACTGAAG GTACCTGGGTGTGTTTGGGTGAAGGTGATATTGGCGTAGATGACAACAGATGGTATAATGTGCAGCCAGATAACCAAGACGGTAACCAAGATTGCGCCGAAGTCTTTGATTATTCAGCAGGCAGCTCTTCAGCAGGCTGGCATGATAGGGAATGTAATCTCCCTCGCAAGGTAATCTGCCAGCGCCCAACAGTATCCTCGGCAATGCTGCACATGTAA